In Streptomyces alboniger, the following are encoded in one genomic region:
- a CDS encoding 5-(carboxyamino)imidazole ribonucleotide synthase, which translates to MTFPVVGMVGGGQLARMTHEAGIPLGLKFKLLSDTPQDSAAQVVGDVVIGDYRDLDTLRDFARGCDVITFDHEHVPTEHLRALEADGIPVRPGPDALVHAQDKGVMREKLTAIGVPCPRHRIVRDPADVAAFAAEGDGFPVILKTVRGGYDGKGVWFVRSVEDAEDPFRAGVPVLAEEKVDFVRELAANVVRSPHGQAVAYPVVESQQVDGVCDTVIAPAPGLDEALAGEAQELALRVAKELGVVGHLAVELFETPDGRILVNELAMRPHNSGHWTQDGAITSQFANHVRAVLDLPLGDPRPRAKWTVMANVLGGDYPDMYAAYLHCMARDPQLKIHMYGKDVKPGRKVGHVNTYGDDLDEVLDRARHAAGYLRGTITE; encoded by the coding sequence GTGACGTTCCCGGTAGTCGGCATGGTCGGCGGCGGTCAGCTCGCCCGCATGACCCACGAGGCGGGCATCCCCCTCGGCCTGAAATTCAAGCTCCTCAGTGACACCCCGCAGGATTCCGCGGCGCAGGTCGTCGGCGATGTCGTCATCGGCGACTATCGCGACCTGGACACGCTGCGTGACTTCGCGCGGGGCTGCGATGTGATCACCTTCGATCACGAACACGTACCCACCGAGCACCTCAGGGCCCTGGAGGCGGACGGCATCCCCGTCCGCCCGGGGCCCGACGCGTTGGTGCACGCCCAGGACAAGGGCGTGATGCGCGAGAAGCTCACGGCGATCGGCGTGCCGTGCCCGCGCCACCGGATCGTGAGGGACCCGGCCGACGTGGCCGCCTTCGCGGCCGAGGGCGACGGGTTTCCGGTCATCCTGAAGACGGTGCGTGGCGGCTATGACGGGAAGGGGGTGTGGTTCGTACGTTCCGTCGAGGACGCCGAGGACCCCTTCCGGGCCGGCGTCCCGGTGCTCGCCGAGGAGAAGGTCGACTTCGTACGCGAACTGGCGGCGAACGTCGTCCGCTCGCCGCACGGCCAGGCCGTCGCCTACCCCGTCGTCGAGTCCCAGCAGGTCGACGGCGTGTGCGACACGGTGATCGCCCCGGCGCCCGGCCTGGACGAGGCCCTCGCGGGCGAGGCGCAGGAGCTGGCGCTGCGCGTCGCCAAGGAGCTGGGCGTGGTCGGCCACCTCGCCGTCGAACTCTTCGAGACGCCCGACGGCCGCATCCTCGTCAACGAACTGGCGATGCGCCCGCACAACTCGGGCCACTGGACGCAGGACGGCGCGATCACCTCGCAGTTCGCCAACCATGTGCGGGCCGTGCTCGACCTGCCGCTCGGCGACCCCCGCCCGCGCGCCAAGTGGACCGTGATGGCCAACGTGCTGGGCGGTGACTACCCCGACATGTACGCCGCGTATCTGCACTGCATGGCGCGCGACCCGCAGCTCAAGATCCACATGTACGGCAAGGACGTGAAGCCCGGCCGCAAGGTCGGGCACGTCAACACCTACGGCGACGACCTGGACGAGGTCCTCGACCGCGCCCGCCACGCAGCCGGCTACCTCAGAGGAACGATCACCGAATGA
- a CDS encoding GtrA family protein, which translates to MTERGALRARLDRLAREVAKFGAVGAVGTLVNFGVFNLVRHFTDLHVVRASVIATLVAIVFNYVGFRYFTYKDRDKTRRTRELTLFLLFSAVGLVIENGVLYAATYWFGWDGRLQANFFKFLGMGIATLFRFWSYRTWVFKALPAGEDVAPAAPAESFLKKPPLDESDERRPAVRRAS; encoded by the coding sequence ATGACGGAACGGGGTGCGCTGCGGGCGCGTCTGGATCGGCTCGCGCGCGAGGTCGCCAAGTTCGGGGCCGTCGGAGCGGTCGGCACGCTGGTGAACTTCGGCGTCTTCAACCTCGTACGCCACTTCACGGATCTGCACGTCGTGCGCGCGAGCGTGATCGCCACGCTCGTCGCGATCGTCTTCAACTACGTGGGGTTCCGCTACTTCACGTACAAGGACCGTGACAAGACCAGGCGCACCCGGGAACTCACCCTGTTCCTGCTGTTCAGCGCGGTCGGCCTGGTGATCGAGAACGGCGTGCTCTACGCGGCGACGTACTGGTTCGGCTGGGACGGCAGGCTCCAGGCAAACTTCTTCAAGTTCCTCGGCATGGGCATCGCCACGCTCTTCCGCTTCTGGTCGTACCGCACCTGGGTGTTCAAGGCGCTGCCCGCGGGCGAGGACGTGGCCCCTGCGGCCCCTGCGGAATCGTTCCTGAAGAAGCCCCCGCTCGATGAGTCGGACGAGCGCCGGCCCGCGGTGCGCCGCGCGAGCTGA
- a CDS encoding ATP-binding protein, with protein MRRRLINSTLAVVLVVIAVFGVSLVIVETRTISSSAQERVDSEAMRLASIVDSRLISQEHISGAILRDQVATARYARIDIPGRAPIEIGKRPTGDVISATSPGEQGERVTVQEPRAAVTREVGRTLLIIAAVALLAIVAAVLLAVRQANRLASPLTDLAETAERLGSGDSRPRHKRYGVPELDRVADVLDASADRIGRMLTAERRLAADASHQLRTPLTALSMRLEEITVTDELDTVKEEATIALAQVERLTDVVERLLTNSRDPRTGSAVAFDLDEVIKQQLEEWRPAYRSAGRAIVSSGKRHLEAVGTPGAVAQVLAALIENSLMHGGGTVALRTRVTGNQAVIEVTDEGPGVPPDLGARIFERTISGRNSTGIGLAVARDLAEADGGRLEMLQTKPPIFGLFLSRTPLSKNETAAEKTVR; from the coding sequence ATGCGCCGCCGCCTGATCAACAGCACCCTCGCCGTCGTCCTCGTAGTGATCGCCGTCTTCGGAGTGAGCCTCGTCATCGTAGAGACGAGGACCATCAGCAGCAGCGCCCAGGAACGCGTCGACTCCGAGGCCATGCGCCTCGCCAGCATCGTCGACAGCCGCCTGATCAGCCAGGAGCACATCAGCGGCGCCATCCTGCGCGACCAGGTCGCCACCGCGCGCTACGCCCGTATCGACATCCCCGGCCGCGCGCCCATCGAGATCGGCAAGCGCCCCACCGGCGACGTGATCAGCGCCACCAGCCCCGGCGAGCAGGGCGAGCGGGTCACCGTCCAGGAACCGCGCGCAGCCGTCACCAGGGAAGTCGGACGGACCCTGCTGATCATCGCCGCCGTGGCGCTGCTCGCCATCGTCGCCGCGGTGCTCCTCGCGGTGCGCCAGGCCAACCGTCTCGCCTCGCCGCTCACCGACCTCGCCGAGACCGCGGAACGCCTCGGCTCCGGAGACTCCCGGCCCCGCCACAAGCGGTACGGCGTACCGGAGCTGGACCGCGTCGCCGACGTCCTGGACGCCTCCGCCGACCGGATCGGCCGCATGCTGACCGCCGAGCGGCGCCTGGCCGCCGACGCCTCCCACCAGCTGCGCACCCCGCTGACCGCCCTGTCCATGCGCCTGGAGGAGATCACCGTCACCGACGAGCTGGACACGGTGAAGGAGGAGGCGACCATCGCGCTGGCGCAGGTGGAGCGGCTCACCGACGTCGTGGAGCGGCTGCTCACCAACTCCCGCGACCCGCGCACCGGATCCGCCGTCGCCTTCGACCTGGACGAGGTCATCAAGCAGCAGCTGGAGGAGTGGCGCCCCGCCTACCGCAGCGCGGGCCGCGCCATCGTCAGCTCCGGCAAGCGGCACCTGGAGGCGGTGGGCACGCCGGGCGCGGTGGCGCAGGTCCTCGCGGCGCTGATCGAGAACTCCCTGATGCACGGCGGCGGCACGGTCGCGCTGCGCACCCGCGTCACCGGCAACCAGGCGGTCATCGAGGTCACGGACGAGGGCCCCGGCGTCCCGCCCGACCTCGGGGCGCGCATCTTCGAGCGGACCATCAGCGGCCGCAACTCGACGGGAATCGGCCTCGCGGTCGCCCGGGACCTGGCCGAGGCGGACGGCGGGCGCCTGGAGATGCTCCAGACGAAGCCACCGATCTTCGGCCTCTTCCTGTCACGCACCCCGCTCTCGAAGAACGAGACGGCCGCGGAAAAGACGGTCCGATGA
- a CDS encoding response regulator transcription factor, whose product MTRVLLAEDDASISEPLARALRREGYEVEVREDGPTALDAGLQGGVDLVVLDLGLPGMDGLEVARRLRADGLTVPILILTARADEVDTVVGLDAGADDYVTKPFRLAELLARVRALLRRGATEHKEAPSTHGVRIDVESHRAWMGDDELQLTAKEFDLLRVLVRDAGRVVTRDQLMREVWDTTWWSSTKTLDMHISWLRKKLGDDAANPRYIATVRGVGFRFEKS is encoded by the coding sequence ATGACCCGTGTACTGCTCGCCGAGGACGACGCGTCCATCTCGGAGCCGCTGGCCCGCGCCCTGCGCAGGGAGGGTTACGAGGTCGAAGTGCGTGAGGACGGCCCGACCGCTCTCGACGCCGGACTCCAGGGCGGTGTCGATCTGGTCGTACTCGACCTGGGGCTCCCCGGCATGGACGGCCTGGAGGTCGCCCGCCGCCTGCGCGCCGACGGGCTCACGGTGCCGATCCTCATCCTGACCGCGCGGGCCGACGAGGTGGACACGGTCGTCGGCCTGGACGCGGGCGCGGACGACTACGTGACCAAGCCCTTCCGCCTCGCCGAACTGCTCGCCCGGGTCCGGGCCCTGCTGCGGCGCGGCGCCACCGAGCACAAGGAGGCGCCGTCCACGCACGGCGTGCGGATCGACGTCGAGTCGCACCGCGCCTGGATGGGCGACGACGAACTCCAGCTCACCGCAAAGGAGTTCGACCTTCTACGGGTCCTCGTGCGCGACGCGGGCCGGGTCGTCACGCGCGACCAGCTGATGCGGGAGGTCTGGGACACGACGTGGTGGTCGTCCACCAAGACGCTGGACATGCACATCTCCTGGCTGCGCAAAAAGCTGGGCGACGACGCGGCGAACCCTCGCTACATCGCCACGGTGCGGGGCGTCGGCTTCCGCTTCGAGAAGAGCTGA
- a CDS encoding peptide MFS transporter, with protein sequence MASSLTKDSASTPGSEKTFFGHPRGLATLFMTEMWERFSYYGMRALLPLYLVAPGGLNLDAGTAIAIYSVYMSTVYLLALPGGWFGDRVWGPRKTTAIAACVIVLGHLILALPSDATFYLGLLFVAIGSGLLKANISTMVGHLYNGPADPRRDGGFTLFYIGINIGAFVAPLTIGTVGQKVNWHLGFALAALGMAFGLIQFLVGSRHLAEKSSFVPKPLDAAERASTLKKSMLWLLVAVVFYAIVVGTGTYTLTWATVPLLLIGLAVPIIVLARIKRDKELTATEQSKVSGYIWFFVAAAVFWMIYDQGASTVALFAEKHADTSVFGWEFPVSWFQSVNPVLVMALAPVAAWLWLYLNRKNKEPNTVVKFGAGLALTGISFFVFLLPLTMAGDGKVSPWWLVLIYFCQTVGELCISPVGLSVTTKMAPAKYGSQMMGVWFLAVTAGDAVAGLLSTYGVDLNKTGVVAVEAALAVLAGFAVFMYRKNVKQLMGDVH encoded by the coding sequence ATGGCGTCCAGCCTGACGAAGGACTCCGCCAGTACCCCTGGCTCCGAGAAGACCTTCTTCGGCCACCCCCGCGGACTGGCCACACTGTTCATGACCGAGATGTGGGAGCGGTTCTCCTACTACGGCATGCGCGCCCTTCTCCCGCTCTACCTGGTGGCCCCCGGCGGCCTGAACCTGGACGCGGGTACGGCGATCGCCATCTACTCCGTCTACATGTCGACGGTGTACCTGCTCGCCCTGCCGGGCGGCTGGTTCGGCGACCGGGTCTGGGGTCCGCGCAAGACGACGGCCATCGCGGCCTGCGTGATCGTGCTCGGCCACCTGATCCTGGCGCTGCCCTCGGACGCGACCTTCTACCTCGGTCTGCTGTTCGTCGCCATCGGGTCCGGCCTTCTGAAGGCCAACATCTCGACGATGGTCGGCCACCTCTACAACGGCCCCGCCGACCCGCGCCGTGACGGCGGCTTCACGCTGTTCTACATCGGCATCAACATCGGTGCCTTCGTCGCGCCGCTGACCATCGGCACCGTCGGCCAGAAGGTCAACTGGCACCTCGGCTTCGCGCTCGCCGCGCTCGGCATGGCGTTCGGTCTGATCCAGTTCCTGGTCGGCAGCCGCCACCTCGCGGAGAAGTCCAGCTTCGTCCCGAAGCCGCTGGACGCCGCGGAGCGTGCCTCCACGCTGAAGAAGTCCATGCTGTGGCTGCTCGTCGCCGTGGTCTTCTACGCGATCGTCGTGGGCACCGGCACGTACACGCTGACCTGGGCGACCGTGCCGCTGCTGCTCATCGGTCTGGCCGTGCCGATCATCGTGCTCGCCCGCATCAAGCGGGACAAGGAGCTGACGGCCACCGAGCAGTCCAAGGTCTCCGGCTACATCTGGTTCTTCGTCGCCGCCGCCGTCTTCTGGATGATCTACGACCAGGGCGCGTCGACCGTGGCCCTCTTCGCGGAGAAGCACGCGGACACCAGCGTCTTCGGCTGGGAGTTCCCGGTCTCCTGGTTCCAGTCGGTCAACCCGGTCCTCGTCATGGCGCTGGCCCCGGTCGCCGCCTGGCTGTGGCTCTACCTGAACCGCAAGAACAAGGAGCCGAACACCGTCGTCAAGTTCGGTGCGGGCCTGGCCCTGACCGGCATCTCCTTCTTCGTCTTCCTGCTGCCGCTGACGATGGCCGGCGACGGCAAGGTCAGCCCCTGGTGGCTCGTCCTGATCTACTTCTGCCAGACCGTCGGCGAGCTGTGCATCTCCCCGGTCGGCCTGTCGGTCACGACCAAGATGGCCCCGGCGAAGTACGGCTCCCAGATGATGGGCGTCTGGTTCCTCGCGGTGACCGCTGGTGACGCGGTGGCGGGGCTGCTCTCCACGTACGGCGTCGACCTGAACAAGACGGGCGTCGTGGCCGTGGAGGCCGCGCTCGCGGTCCTGGCCGGCTTCGCGGTCTTCATGTACCGCAAGAACGTCAAGCAGCTCATGGGCGACGTCCACTGA
- a CDS encoding alpha/beta hydrolase family protein: MRRTLLSLALCGALLSSSAATVEAAAPRPPDGQVFPYGAHARQNITVYGPRSAHRPALVILHGGSWARDTDWSGRARWFAARGFTVYDTDYRLTSDAAWPAQRDDVLAALRWVRHREGGERPLVLGSSAGGHLAVQAGTYGAGRSRARAVVALSPVASPYRAWADGGAPGASAERRSLRRAAERLAGCSPDLGGLRCWARWDDLAAASHASGAKDSPLLLIHSVGDFVPPAHSAELASAQRRAGLTDVSTRTVRGAAHGGTLLKTPNTERTTLTWLRAHS, translated from the coding sequence ATGCGCCGCACCTTGCTCTCCCTCGCCCTCTGCGGGGCGCTCCTGTCCTCCAGCGCCGCCACCGTCGAGGCGGCCGCGCCCCGGCCTCCGGACGGGCAGGTCTTCCCGTACGGCGCCCACGCGCGCCAGAACATCACCGTGTACGGGCCCCGGTCCGCGCACCGGCCCGCCCTGGTGATCCTGCACGGTGGTTCGTGGGCCAGGGACACCGACTGGAGCGGCCGGGCGCGGTGGTTCGCGGCCCGTGGCTTCACCGTGTACGACACCGACTACCGGCTGACCTCCGACGCGGCCTGGCCCGCGCAGCGCGACGACGTGCTGGCCGCGCTGCGGTGGGTCCGGCACCGGGAGGGCGGCGAGCGGCCGCTCGTACTCGGCTCGTCGGCGGGCGGGCACCTGGCCGTGCAGGCCGGGACCTACGGGGCGGGGCGCTCGCGGGCGCGGGCGGTCGTGGCGCTGTCCCCCGTGGCCTCGCCGTACCGTGCGTGGGCGGACGGCGGGGCGCCCGGTGCCTCCGCCGAGCGGCGGTCGCTGCGCAGGGCCGCCGAGCGGCTCGCGGGGTGCTCGCCGGACCTCGGCGGGCTGCGCTGCTGGGCCCGGTGGGACGACCTGGCGGCCGCGTCGCACGCCTCCGGCGCGAAGGACTCCCCGCTCCTGCTGATCCACTCCGTGGGTGACTTCGTGCCGCCGGCGCACTCGGCCGAGCTGGCGTCCGCGCAGCGCCGGGCGGGCCTGACCGACGTCAGCACCCGCACGGTCCGGGGCGCGGCCCACGGCGGCACTCTCCTCAAAACCCCGAACACGGAGCGGACGACCCTCACCTGGCTGAGGGCACACTCGTAA
- a CDS encoding LPXTG cell wall anchor domain-containing protein, producing the protein MSYKKSAALALATALAGGSAVLMAAPAAQATVQDVDYKCKTPIGDKSAVSPIDIKSVKSGGGYKLTMSFQKGVSSSPVELGKGAMKPSAVIKLGGAESGTVPVSGAPNSEAIPANTPIKISDLSGTYTPKKSGKVTFTAGVLTIKALGTTTTCTPSNNPKPSLELDVKGSGGTGGSGGPGDSGGSDTGSGGTSGGTSGGSDAAVSGGAELPQTGPADSAIALGTLGGTVLLAGAAGALWLTRRNQATRSR; encoded by the coding sequence GTGTCGTACAAGAAATCGGCCGCGCTCGCGCTTGCCACCGCCCTGGCCGGCGGCTCAGCGGTGCTGATGGCCGCCCCTGCCGCGCAGGCCACCGTCCAGGACGTCGACTACAAGTGCAAGACGCCGATCGGGGACAAGAGCGCCGTGTCGCCGATCGACATCAAGAGCGTCAAGAGCGGCGGCGGCTACAAGCTGACGATGTCCTTCCAGAAGGGCGTCTCCTCCAGCCCCGTGGAGCTCGGCAAGGGCGCGATGAAGCCAAGTGCGGTGATCAAGCTGGGCGGCGCCGAGAGCGGCACCGTGCCGGTCTCCGGGGCGCCGAACTCGGAGGCGATTCCCGCCAACACCCCCATCAAGATCAGTGACCTGTCGGGGACGTACACACCCAAGAAGAGCGGCAAGGTCACCTTCACCGCCGGGGTCCTCACGATCAAGGCGCTCGGGACGACCACCACGTGTACGCCGTCCAACAACCCGAAGCCGTCCCTGGAACTGGACGTCAAGGGCTCGGGCGGAACGGGCGGTTCGGGTGGTCCCGGTGATTCGGGTGGGTCCGACACCGGGTCCGGCGGTACGTCCGGCGGTACGTCCGGCGGTTCCGACGCCGCCGTGTCCGGTGGCGCCGAACTGCCGCAGACCGGCCCCGCCGACTCCGCGATCGCGCTCGGCACCCTCGGCGGCACCGTGCTGCTCGCGGGCGCGGCGGGCGCGCTCTGGCTGACCCGCAGGAACCAGGCGACGCGCTCCCGGTAG
- a CDS encoding ATP-binding protein has protein sequence MSTTRPCSPGDRGPESEAAVADAPADRGSGESAARQVRRLSLNGASGIVPLARDYTRQALHAWGWLPADGADRQAAAEDVLLVVSELVTNACLHAEGPDELWLSCDGKVLRIEVSDKGAGQPAPRTPHRAGRPGGHGMFIVQRLCLDWGVVRNPDATGKTVWAELGAPA, from the coding sequence ATGAGCACCACCCGGCCTTGTTCGCCGGGCGACCGTGGTCCGGAGTCCGAGGCCGCCGTCGCGGACGCTCCCGCGGACCGGGGTTCCGGGGAGTCCGCGGCTCGCCAGGTCCGCAGGCTGAGCCTGAACGGCGCGAGCGGCATCGTCCCCCTCGCCCGGGACTACACGCGCCAGGCGCTGCACGCGTGGGGCTGGCTGCCCGCGGACGGCGCCGACCGGCAGGCCGCCGCCGAGGACGTCCTGCTCGTCGTCTCCGAGCTCGTCACGAACGCCTGCCTGCACGCCGAGGGCCCGGACGAGCTCTGGCTCTCCTGCGACGGCAAGGTGCTGCGCATCGAGGTCTCCGACAAGGGCGCGGGACAGCCCGCGCCACGGACCCCGCACCGCGCCGGGCGCCCGGGCGGGCACGGCATGTTCATCGTCCAGCGGCTCTGCCTCGACTGGGGCGTCGTCCGCAACCCCGACGCCACGGGCAAGACGGTCTGGGCGGAACTGGGCGCGCCCGCCTAG
- a CDS encoding STAS domain-containing protein: MDRGTVGSAHRGRLLVEVRKADSSAVVTPAGELDHHTADLLREPLESCLADGYARLVVDCSRLEFCDSTGLNVLLGARLKAEAAGGGVHLAGMLPVVARVFEITGAEAVFTVHETLEAALLAD, translated from the coding sequence ATGGACCGCGGCACGGTCGGCAGTGCGCACAGGGGCCGACTCCTGGTCGAAGTGCGGAAGGCGGACTCGAGCGCCGTCGTGACTCCGGCGGGTGAGCTGGATCACCACACCGCCGATCTCCTGCGCGAACCGCTGGAAAGCTGTCTCGCGGACGGCTACGCACGGCTCGTCGTCGATTGCTCGCGTCTTGAGTTCTGTGATTCCACGGGGCTCAACGTGCTGCTCGGGGCCCGGCTCAAGGCCGAGGCCGCGGGTGGCGGAGTCCATCTGGCCGGGATGCTGCCGGTGGTGGCCCGGGTGTTCGAGATCACCGGTGCGGAGGCCGTCTTCACTGTTCACGAGACCCTCGAAGCTGCCCTGCTGGCGGACTGA
- a CDS encoding RNA polymerase sigma factor SigF: protein MSPRLDESHTDQATSTLPPHRSATIPGPSHEPLPAPKALEASEGPEALEGLDDLPEIPPYAEVGALDARALSKTLFGRLESLEEGTHEYAYVRNTLVELNLALVKFAASRFRSRSEPMEDIIQVGTIGLIKAIDRFELSRGVEFPTFAMPTIVGEIKRFFRDTSWSVRVPRRLQELRLDLAKAGDELAQKFDRAPTVGELAERLGISNDEVVEGMAASNAYTASSLDAQPEEDDSEGALADRIGYEDHGLEGIEYVESLKPLIAELPPRDRQILSLRFVANMTQSEIGEELGISQMHVSRLLSRTLVKLRKGLTVEE from the coding sequence ATGTCACCCCGGCTCGACGAATCGCATACTGACCAGGCGACGTCGACACTCCCGCCGCACCGCTCCGCCACGATCCCGGGCCCGTCCCACGAGCCCCTGCCCGCCCCGAAAGCCCTCGAAGCATCCGAAGGTCCCGAAGCCCTGGAAGGGCTCGACGACCTTCCCGAGATCCCGCCGTACGCCGAGGTGGGGGCACTGGACGCGCGGGCCCTCTCCAAGACTCTCTTCGGCCGCCTCGAATCACTTGAGGAAGGCACGCACGAGTACGCGTACGTCCGCAACACCCTGGTCGAGCTGAACCTCGCCCTGGTGAAGTTCGCGGCCTCCCGGTTCCGCTCCCGCAGCGAGCCGATGGAGGACATCATCCAGGTCGGCACGATCGGCCTCATCAAGGCGATCGACCGCTTCGAGCTGAGCCGCGGCGTCGAGTTCCCCACGTTCGCGATGCCGACGATCGTCGGTGAGATCAAGCGCTTCTTCCGCGACACGAGCTGGTCGGTGCGCGTACCCCGCCGCCTCCAGGAGCTCCGCCTGGACCTCGCCAAGGCGGGCGACGAGCTGGCCCAGAAGTTCGACCGCGCCCCCACGGTGGGCGAACTCGCCGAGCGCCTGGGCATCTCGAACGACGAGGTCGTCGAGGGCATGGCCGCGTCCAACGCCTACACGGCCAGCTCGCTGGACGCCCAGCCCGAGGAGGACGACTCCGAAGGCGCGCTCGCGGACCGCATCGGTTACGAGGACCACGGACTCGAAGGCATCGAGTACGTCGAGTCCCTCAAGCCGCTGATCGCCGAACTGCCGCCGCGCGACCGCCAGATCCTCTCCCTCCGCTTCGTCGCCAACATGACGCAGTCGGAGATCGGCGAGGAGCTGGGCATCTCGCAGATGCACGTCTCGCGACTGCTGTCGCGCACTCTCGTCAAGCTCCGCAAGGGACTGACGGTCGAGGAGTGA
- the hutI gene encoding imidazolonepropionase, which translates to MTTTLITNIASLVTNDPAQGDGTPLGLLTNAAVVLEDEHIAWVGPAAKAPAADETYDAEGRAAIPGFVDSHSHLVFAGDRTQEFNARMSGRAYSAGGIRTTVAATRAATDEDLEANLTRYLAEALHQGTTTFETKSGYGLTTEDEARALRIAARHTDEVTFLGAHIVSPDYAEDPAAYVDLVTGPMLDACAPHARWIDVFCEKGAFDGDQARAILTAGKAKGLHPRIHANQLSYGPGVQLAVELDAASADHCTHLTDADVDALAQGNTVATLLPGAEFSTRAQWPDARRLLDAGATVALSTDCNPGSSFTSSVPFCIALAVRDMGMTPDEAIWSATAGGAAALRRTDIGVLREGTRADLALLDAPSHVHLAYRPGVPLVSGVWRRGVRQV; encoded by the coding sequence GTGACCACCACCCTCATCACCAACATCGCGAGCCTCGTCACCAATGACCCCGCGCAGGGCGACGGAACGCCCCTCGGCCTTCTGACGAACGCGGCCGTGGTCCTGGAGGACGAGCACATCGCCTGGGTGGGCCCGGCGGCGAAGGCCCCGGCGGCGGACGAGACGTACGACGCGGAAGGCCGCGCCGCCATCCCCGGCTTCGTGGACTCCCACTCCCACCTGGTCTTCGCGGGCGACCGCACCCAGGAGTTCAACGCCCGTATGTCGGGCCGCGCGTACTCCGCGGGAGGAATCCGCACCACGGTCGCGGCGACCCGCGCGGCGACGGACGAGGACCTGGAAGCGAACCTCACCCGCTATCTGGCGGAGGCCCTCCACCAGGGCACGACGACCTTCGAGACGAAGTCGGGCTACGGCCTGACGACGGAGGACGAGGCCCGCGCGCTGCGGATCGCGGCGCGGCACACGGACGAGGTCACCTTCCTGGGCGCCCACATCGTCTCCCCGGACTACGCGGAGGACCCGGCGGCGTACGTGGACCTGGTCACGGGCCCCATGCTGGACGCCTGCGCCCCGCACGCCCGCTGGATCGACGTCTTCTGCGAGAAGGGGGCGTTCGACGGGGACCAGGCCCGCGCGATCCTGACGGCGGGCAAGGCGAAGGGCCTGCACCCCCGCATCCACGCGAACCAGCTCTCGTACGGCCCCGGCGTCCAGCTGGCGGTGGAACTGGACGCGGCGAGCGCGGACCACTGCACGCATCTGACGGACGCGGACGTGGACGCCCTGGCGCAGGGCAACACGGTGGCGACGCTCCTGCCGGGCGCGGAGTTCTCCACCCGGGCGCAGTGGCCGGACGCCCGCCGCCTCCTGGACGCGGGCGCGACGGTGGCCCTCTCCACGGACTGCAACCCGGGCTCGTCCTTCACGTCCTCGGTCCCCTTCTGCATCGCCCTGGCGGTACGGGACATGGGCATGACCCCCGACGAGGCGATCTGGTCGGCGACGGCGGGCGGCGCGGCGGCCCTGCGCCGCACGGACATCGGCGTACTCCGCGAGGGCACCCGCGCGGACCTGGCCCTCCTCGACGCCCCGAGCCATGTCCACTTGGCGTACCGGCCGGGGGTGCCGCTGGTCAGCGGGGTGTGGCGGCGGGGTGTCCGGCAGGTCTGA